From one Brevibacterium sp. 'Marine' genomic stretch:
- a CDS encoding HipA domain-containing protein yields MHWEPAIAETALEVFKDGRHLGQFRRGASGPVSFAYDRDYEGPPISLSLPLDGGATRNAAERFLDNLLPDNVRVRGRWARQLGTTEEPFELLAHMGEDLAGALVLNPEGQAPDSGSAGAVIATDDQIADRIASIIHDPDAWLAAEQVGSTRLSLAGAQGKFTLARIGDDWFWPSAAVPSTHILKPAMQRLEQVPEAEAGALTLAIELGLDAPVANAVKIRGQSTFIVERFDRDTAQSVARRIHTEDFAQAVGRSPDQKYGMSPEQIIEVLGRHAAESEKYRFIRLLAFNVYLGNADAHAKNYSVFLDDEIRLTPLYDAAPTLVWPTLTDDRLAMKVGGALRSSEVQFAHWRKLANRTDLDEDTVVGIAEEIGRGIRDRSSAVFEGAGMSAEMLHRLESVVRSTTRHLPRG; encoded by the coding sequence GTGCACTGGGAGCCAGCCATCGCTGAGACTGCGCTGGAAGTGTTCAAGGATGGTCGCCATCTGGGGCAATTCCGGCGCGGTGCTTCGGGGCCCGTCAGCTTCGCCTACGATCGAGACTACGAGGGTCCGCCGATTTCGCTGTCCCTGCCGCTCGACGGCGGAGCGACCAGGAACGCTGCCGAGCGGTTTCTCGACAACCTTCTTCCAGACAATGTTCGGGTTCGCGGCCGCTGGGCCCGACAACTGGGAACGACCGAAGAGCCATTCGAGTTGCTGGCTCATATGGGCGAGGATCTTGCGGGTGCTCTTGTCCTCAACCCTGAAGGTCAAGCGCCTGACTCAGGATCCGCAGGCGCCGTCATCGCAACTGACGACCAGATCGCCGATCGCATCGCATCGATCATTCACGACCCTGACGCCTGGCTTGCCGCGGAACAAGTTGGGTCGACACGTCTGTCCCTGGCCGGAGCGCAGGGAAAATTCACACTGGCTCGTATCGGCGACGATTGGTTCTGGCCTTCTGCCGCCGTGCCGTCTACCCACATTCTCAAACCGGCGATGCAGCGACTTGAACAGGTGCCCGAGGCAGAAGCTGGTGCGCTCACTCTGGCTATTGAACTCGGCCTGGATGCTCCGGTCGCCAACGCAGTGAAAATTCGTGGGCAGTCGACATTCATCGTCGAACGTTTCGACAGAGATACGGCGCAATCGGTCGCTCGTCGCATTCACACAGAGGACTTCGCCCAAGCCGTCGGGCGCTCACCCGATCAGAAATACGGAATGTCACCGGAACAGATCATCGAGGTGCTCGGACGGCATGCGGCAGAATCCGAGAAGTATCGTTTCATCCGGTTGTTGGCATTCAACGTCTACCTCGGCAACGCCGATGCGCATGCCAAGAACTATTCGGTGTTCCTCGACGATGAGATTCGTCTGACTCCGCTTTACGACGCGGCGCCGACACTCGTATGGCCGACCTTGACCGACGATCGACTGGCGATGAAGGTCGGCGGCGCGTTGCGCAGCTCTGAAGTGCAGTTCGCCCACTGGCGGAAGCTCGCGAACAGAACTGACCTCGACGAGGACACGGTTGTCGGCATCGCCGAGGAGATCGGGCGAGGAATCAGGGACCGTTCCTCCGCAGTCTTCGAAGGTGCTGGCATGTCGGCGGAGATGCTGCACCGATTGGAGTCAGTGGTACGCAGCACAACCCGCCACCTTCCCAGAGGATGA
- a CDS encoding helix-turn-helix transcriptional regulator has product METRPFIDTPERLATVVHRARTELGWTQAELSQRAGVGRRFIVDLEGGHPRAEIGLVMTVLKTLGLSPRAVPAIPLWAFHDDGTLKDEYRRFSEDSGGQHLHHQEHDDSNVSELTRALGASHR; this is encoded by the coding sequence ATGGAGACTCGTCCGTTCATCGACACCCCGGAACGACTCGCGACAGTCGTTCATCGGGCGCGGACGGAACTGGGGTGGACTCAAGCAGAGTTGTCCCAGCGCGCCGGTGTCGGTCGACGTTTCATCGTCGATCTGGAAGGCGGTCACCCCCGGGCCGAGATCGGTTTGGTGATGACCGTACTGAAGACCCTCGGCCTGTCGCCTCGAGCAGTGCCTGCTATTCCGCTGTGGGCGTTCCATGACGACGGCACGCTTAAGGATGAATACCGGAGATTCAGCGAAGATTCCGGGGGACAGCACTTACACCATCAAGAGCACGATGATTCCAACGTCTCTGAGTTGACGCGTGCACTGGGAGCCAGCCATCGCTGA
- a CDS encoding MFS transporter, with amino-acid sequence MRRILTSSFVGSAIEFYDFILYATASSIVFAQLFFAGLGPGLSLFASFSTLAAGYLARPLGGVIFGHFGDRVGRKKALIVSMVMMGAVTVVIGLMPPTASIGMIAPVSLFTLRIIQGIAVGGEWGGAALMALEHAPKKRRGLAAAFANAGGPAGAILATLVLSLTATLTGENFVTWGWRLPFLLSAVLIVVGLVIRLKVSETPAFQQLEHESEERKVPLLTVFKDYKRQVLIALFATMTIYVTQGLTTVWGVSVAVAAGEDKSDVLNWKAVGALTTLIVTFVVARLSDRIGRKRSLIGAHIVAAVLAVPIVMLIVSGELHQYAAAIILGNGIVQGLCYGPIAAYVSELFPPAVRYTGASVGYQLAAALGAGLSPMIASALIMVPGAGPYLIGGVWALFAVVGAAAVLVSRPFPESDRNPEPPVGESDVEPVLGRTANS; translated from the coding sequence ATGAGACGAATCCTCACCTCGAGCTTCGTCGGCTCGGCCATCGAGTTCTACGACTTCATCCTCTACGCCACCGCCTCCTCGATCGTCTTCGCTCAGCTGTTCTTTGCCGGTCTCGGTCCCGGACTCTCACTCTTCGCCTCGTTCAGCACTCTCGCGGCCGGCTACTTGGCACGCCCGCTCGGCGGAGTGATCTTCGGCCACTTCGGCGACCGGGTGGGTCGGAAGAAGGCCCTGATCGTCTCCATGGTGATGATGGGGGCGGTCACCGTGGTCATCGGACTCATGCCGCCGACCGCATCGATCGGAATGATCGCTCCGGTATCGCTGTTCACACTGCGCATCATCCAGGGAATCGCCGTCGGCGGCGAGTGGGGCGGCGCGGCACTGATGGCACTCGAGCATGCGCCGAAGAAACGGCGCGGTCTGGCCGCGGCGTTCGCCAATGCCGGTGGTCCGGCGGGTGCGATCCTGGCGACGCTCGTGCTGTCGCTGACAGCGACACTGACCGGTGAGAACTTCGTGACATGGGGCTGGCGTCTGCCGTTCCTGCTCTCGGCCGTGCTCATCGTCGTCGGTCTCGTCATCCGTCTCAAGGTCAGCGAAACGCCTGCCTTCCAGCAGCTCGAACACGAGAGCGAAGAGAGAAAGGTCCCGCTGCTGACAGTGTTCAAGGACTACAAGCGGCAGGTCCTCATCGCTCTCTTCGCGACGATGACCATCTATGTCACCCAGGGTCTGACGACCGTGTGGGGCGTATCGGTCGCGGTCGCCGCAGGAGAAGACAAATCCGACGTACTCAACTGGAAGGCAGTCGGAGCGCTGACCACTCTGATCGTGACGTTCGTGGTCGCACGACTGAGCGACAGGATCGGACGAAAGCGATCTCTCATCGGCGCCCACATCGTGGCTGCGGTCCTCGCCGTGCCGATCGTGATGCTCATCGTCAGCGGTGAGCTCCACCAGTACGCTGCCGCAATCATTCTCGGCAACGGGATTGTGCAGGGCTTGTGCTACGGGCCGATTGCGGCCTATGTCTCCGAACTCTTCCCGCCTGCCGTACGATACACCGGCGCATCCGTCGGCTATCAGCTCGCCGCAGCGCTCGGAGCGGGACTGTCACCGATGATCGCCTCGGCCCTCATCATGGTTCCGGGAGCCGGGCCCTACCTCATCGGTGGGGTCTGGGCACTCTTCGCCGTAGTCGGAGCAGCAGCCGTTCTGGTCAGCCGTCCCTTTCCGGAAAGTGACCGGAACCCCGAGCCGCCGGTCGGAGAATCCGACGTCGAGCCGGTGCTCGGACGGACTGCAAACAGCTGA
- a CDS encoding MBL fold metallo-hydrolase codes for MNDSKMKIVTLGTAGGPRWWKGDAKDRAGISTAIVVEDRFYLVDAGHGVGRRTRQAGLELGDLGGVFITHLHSDHTIDLPSLVVFGMHELQHRVDTPVPLLGPGDRGALPPTSPRAIVPPTPVASANPTPGITDMFTNIVAAFATDLNDRVLDSLRPSPESLFDPRDIAIPQDIGYHPNTAPTPEMEPFVIFQDELVTVTAILVEHPPVAPAFAFRFDSEHGSVTISGDTCETANLVRLAQGTDLLLHEAIDFDWVDQMYAHRDDDEGRASRDHHYKSHTSVAGAIRVANAAQARTLALHHLVPGSADDSVWHKGQTEFAGTFLVPEDLDTINIATVAQPALRS; via the coding sequence ATGAACGATTCGAAGATGAAGATAGTCACCCTCGGTACCGCCGGTGGCCCACGCTGGTGGAAGGGCGACGCCAAAGATCGAGCAGGGATCTCGACCGCGATCGTCGTCGAAGACCGCTTCTACCTCGTCGATGCCGGCCACGGCGTCGGACGCCGCACACGTCAGGCCGGTCTCGAACTCGGCGACCTCGGCGGAGTCTTCATCACCCATCTGCATTCGGACCACACCATTGATCTTCCGTCGCTGGTGGTGTTCGGAATGCACGAACTCCAGCACCGAGTCGACACCCCGGTTCCCCTCCTCGGGCCCGGCGACCGCGGCGCGCTGCCTCCGACCTCGCCGCGCGCAATCGTCCCGCCCACGCCCGTCGCGTCGGCGAACCCCACCCCAGGCATCACGGACATGTTCACCAACATCGTCGCGGCCTTCGCCACCGACCTCAACGATCGCGTGCTCGACTCCCTGCGACCATCGCCGGAGAGCCTCTTCGACCCCCGCGATATCGCGATCCCACAGGACATCGGATACCACCCCAATACGGCTCCGACCCCGGAGATGGAACCCTTCGTCATCTTCCAGGACGAACTCGTCACGGTGACCGCCATCCTCGTCGAACATCCGCCCGTGGCGCCCGCCTTCGCCTTCAGGTTCGACAGCGAACACGGGTCGGTGACCATTTCGGGCGACACCTGCGAAACCGCCAACCTCGTCAGACTTGCACAAGGAACGGACCTGCTTCTCCACGAAGCAATCGACTTCGACTGGGTCGACCAGATGTATGCGCACCGTGACGACGACGAAGGCAGAGCCTCCAGAGACCACCACTACAAGTCCCACACCTCTGTCGCCGGAGCGATTCGAGTCGCCAACGCGGCACAGGCGCGAACGCTCGCTCTCCACCATCTGGTGCCCGGGTCCGCCGATGACTCCGTCTGGCACAAGGGGCAGACAGAATTCGCCGGAACCTTCCTGGTCCCCGAAGACCTCGACACCATCAATATCGCCACTGTGGCCCAACCAGCACTGAGGAGCTGA